CTATACCTAAAAGAACGAGTTTACCTATGTAAAGAAATGTCCATCATGGATATGACGATGAAAACCGAAAAATGAAAATAAAAAATTGAATTCTCCGACTGGATCGAAGAACACTCGACCCTGCAGATTCTCTTAAGAGCATAAACCCCTATAAATTCCCATTACACTCTCCGACCGTTCTGCCTCGGTCTCTTACACAAACGACACGTGCCAACTGCTCATTATGGCACAATAATCAACATCTCAAAGACAAACAACAAGCCATCCAAGCCAGCCCCAAAAAAAATTCCCTGGGTCGAATAATGTATACACATGTGCTTCAGTCTCGAAGCGCAACAGCCGGGctgaggaaagaaaaatgGATCGCCAAGATTGGGAGACGGCAATTCAACCATCGTTCACCTAGAACTTGGTGTTGAATAGACCAGACATTCCCATCTGCAGCTCAATCTGCGAATCCTGTCTCAACTTGTCCCTACCCTTTTCCTCCGCACCTccaagaggagaaagagggtcCATCTCCATATCGCTCGACCCCGAGTGACTAGGCCGACGGAAATCTGACATGTTGGGTGGGTGAGAGGAATTTGTCGACGTCGGCGAGGGCTGGAAAGGGATGAACATATCTTTGTTCTCTTGTGTGTGCATACCGTTGACCGGATTCGGCGAGCCGCCAGAGTCATGAGACTCGGACCATGGTTGGGTGTTGACTACAtcgaaagaaaaggatcgCTCGGGCTCGGGAGAAGGTCGCATAGCCTGGAGGTTGTGTTCGCCAGAGTCAGGGAAGTTGTTGAGTCCGTTGTTGTTCAACCAGAACAGAGAGTGTTGTTGGGGAAACCCCTGGTTGACGTTGGCGTTCTCATCGGCAGTGTTGACTCCCAAATTCATAAGAAGCTGCTCAAGCTGGGAAATACGACTCGCTTGGGTCTCGGTGACTTGTTTGAGATCGCTTTTGACGCTGTCAGCACTGAACGCTTTCCAGAGCGGAGAGAGGAGACGTACCGGATGTAGTTGACGCTTTGGCTCAAGATACGTCCTTTACAATGTGCGGCATCTTTCTGAGACTTGGCAGAAGTGTTTCCCCCCCGCTTGCTTTTCTGTTTTCGCCATCAGCTTCTCTCAAAACATCCATGGATCAATGTAACtaacctttttctttgcgCTAGTcttgccatcctcatcttcttcctctgcagGCTCATCGATTTGGTTATATTTCTCCGGCAACAACGTCCCAAGCTCTTCGATTTTGGCGTTGATATGTTCtcgccttctcttctcaaccaGATTATGacactcccttctcctttgcttCTTGTAGTTTTCATCTGACAACTGCATGAGAGGCTTTACCGGAGTAATAGGGCTATCCACCAATACCTCGTCCGTGTCAAAGCTGCCTAGGCTGCCAGGAACCATCGATGGAACACTGCCCGATGCCCAAGACGAAGTATCATTGTTGAACGAATCGCGTCCCGAGGCGATGGCGAGGCCGAAAGCGCCGTTGGCGCCAAAATCAGGTGGAGAGATAGAGTCGGTCATTTCACCTTCCACATGGGTATCGAGGCTCACCCCAAGGCCCATCGGTCTTGTAGGaccttggcttcttccgcGTTGCAGGGACGAGCGTGGAGGACGAACATCGGTCATAGACTTGCGTGCTTGACGCGAACGGGATGAAGGGGCTTTGCCTACcgaatgagaagaagattgcgAGCGGGGACGCTGATGGCTACCTTGCTCAATGCCATCCATTGCAGGCGGAAGGCTGACAGGCGGTTCGGGATGCTCATTCCCAAATTTTACAGAGTTAAAAACCCCACCGGAATTAGCTCCGGTCCCGCCGGAGATACTGTTTCGCATATGGCCGGCGATGTTTATGCTTGTGGATAACGGTGAGGGAAGGCTGTAGTCAAAGGAATGATGCCTAACAGGTAGGGATTGCGAGAATGAAAATGACGAAGGCGGCAAATTGAATTGTCCTCGGTCCGCTGATTGATGAGAGCCTCCGGACATGAGGGAGGCCAATAAATCAGTGTCGACGGTCATTGAGCCGTCAGAGAAGGGCCGATGGATCGGTCGAGGCGACATGTGGCTATTGCCAGGAATACTGGGTCCGGCATGAGCAAGAGTTTGAAAGGCGCACAGAAGGACAGAACGACTTACGAGAACCCCTCTACCTTGGCGGTTGACATTGGTCTATGTCTGAATAGATGAGACTAGTAGGTGAAAGCGACTGTTATGGTCAGCCGCGGTTCGTGTGTAGGCAATATCTAAGTGTAGGCGAGTGTTGGACGCCAAAGGGAAATACCAGGAAGAAAgtgaaaagagaagagtggcCAAAGGATTGATTGCTGGCGAGTTGATGGGGACGGTAAAAAACGCATGGAAAAAGGTGTCGTAAACCAGACAGACAAGCCACCCGGGCCGTCGTGGGTGTCTGTGCGCTCTCGGGTGCGGATGTGCCGGATGCAGTGTGAATTGACTTACCTTCTAGTACAGTGTCTAGGGGTCTATGGATGTATGAAAGAGAGTTTGTCTATAAGGCAGAGCTGGCGAAGCGGCTATGTGCTGGGGGCTGCTGTATTTTGTAGagagggatgaggagaaaCGGCAAAAGAAGTGGGCCCCCTAGACTGTGTGTGCGGGGCAAGGCCGAGGAAAAAAGTAGGCCCCGTGGAGTCGTGCGTCAAAAACTATACAGCCTCTCGTATTccgcccttccttcctcggGCATTCCGCTAGAATGACGAAAGTGTCCCTGCCTTTCCCTGTTTTTACCCCACCCGTGGATGGATCTCTTTCCCAATCAAGTAATTCCGATAGCGTGCCTGACTCACtgtctccttctttcttcctcttcttatTTCAACGCTAGTAGTATTTTCTTGCAAAACGCATAAAATGTATGCCCCAGCTATAATACATGAAATTTACACTGCAAAGTCAAACAACGTCTGTCCACCTCTCTCAGCTGCAGCCCTTCTCTATCTTTTCCGCTGCTATTGTTTTCGTATCTAGCCGACGATCGCAGCACAGAAGAGAGACGCATGGCCTTCTCGTATTTCATccattcattcttcttcctttttttcatttaCCAAGCTATTACGCATAACGGCAAGCCGCTCATGAGTAAAATCACTCTTGGTGTGAGATAACACGCCACCGCCACTTCATATCTGTGCTTCTTCGTGGGTAAAATATTTTTCACTCGAAGTCCTGTCATACCTCATTCTTTGCTCCTGATACATTTTAATTAATTCTGGATTATCTTTTGGAACCTATCCATTTCAAATTTGATTGACGGCGTATCGGAGAGCATGTAAAACAGGACTAAAGTATAAAGTATGGATAAATGATTGATGATAGAAACTTCCCATCCTGGTAATACCACCATTGATTATTCCGAATTGGAACATGCCCATGTATCGGAGTAAACCTTTCTCGGCGTCTAATTCGGGAAAGGATGCCTTGTGTAAAAAGTAGAAAAAACCCACAAACCCCACAGCATGAGAGGAGCACTGGAATCTAAAATTTGGAATCTAGGGTCTGATATTTGCTTCCATGGAACCCCATACCTTTAAAGTCTTTTTCATTCATGCCGTTTCCAACGTTTCGTAAGAGTTCTTCCCGGCTTCCGGTCCCCGATCGCTCGATACGCACGACTTCTTGTTGGTGTTCGGCATCTTCTgtaggctcgacacaagcccctcgacggacattaGTCTGTCTCCGACGAGGCACGAAGATCCGAGGAAGGGCTGCAACTTTCGGGGGGGAGGGGCCCGTCGGGGTGGTTTTGGCCTTTCCCGAACATTTAACGACCATATTGTTTATGCGTACAAAGGTATTAAGACGTAAAATCTTACCAGATGACACTATAGAATCAGGCATTTACAGATGAATTATGCGCCTTTAAATAGCCCAGTTTCATGCACGACGGTCACAAAGTCCCCGTTCACCTCAAATTTGGTTCCGTTTCGCGACGTATGTAGAAAGGAGCGACACGGGACCATGACCAATCCGAAATATAAAACCAAAGGGGGAAAAGCAAGGGGGCAATGGAGAATCTCCTCACCATCCGTGACCTTTTATCGAGCGTGCAGATAGAGaactttcttcttcactgtAGTGTATGACAGCTCTGTCCCTCATTGATCAACATCTTCCCATCGACACTCACAACTCCTCCAGACCTCTCTCGTCCTTTTCGTGTAGCGTCCGCTCCTAAAGGGCGATACCGTCGATCTTTGACCAGCTAATCACCTTTTGGGCATACTACCTGACATGTACGTCTTTATTCCCCTGATCTAATCTCGGACCCTTGACGAGTCCCCATGACCACACATCCGTCCCCTCACTCAAAGCTATCAGCTTTTCCATACGTCCAATTCTCATTCTGCCTCCGCCTGTGGAATACCAACGCGCTGATTGCGCACTAGAGACACAGTTGAGGTATCCCCAAGAGCCAGTTCTACATCATTAAAAATATCCGGCCCGGACCCGCCATGCAACCTCCCCAAAAGAAGCTCAAGCGACGCGTACCCGACACCCAACGTCAGAGAGTATCGGTATCATGCGATCGGTGCAAGGTCCGCAAAATCCGTTGCATCCGCATCTCAGGGGGGAACGACCCTTGCGCAGCATGCGCACAGCTCAGTCTCAATTGCGAATCAACCTTACCTCGGAAACAAAGGGTCTACGCTAGCTACGACCAGCTACAATTGAGATACCGTGCACTCGACACCTTGATCAAGCGATTGTATCCCGGCGAGAATGTCGAAAGCGTCGACGATATATGCGAACTGGCGCGGAAACAGGGGCTCGATTTGTCGGGATTTGAAGACGAAGGGGAGGATCTGGATCCACTACCGAAACTGAGCGACAGGGAAAGCTCGGGCACAACTTCTGCTTCCAAAGAAGGCAGCAGCTTATTCGACTCGGTACAAAACCTACGTATACCAGAAGGAGGGCTCATCCCAGCACCTCGAGGCGGATACCACTACGTGGGTCCGGCAAGCTCGTACCAGTTTGCAAATACGATCCGGCACCTAGTCAAAAAGTCGAGTGCATACACGCTTGCATTCGATCGTGTGGGGTACAGACGACAACAGCGGGCAAATGAATTCACCTCGTCAGATCGGACTACAGCTCTCGAAGCGCGTATACCAGGGCATCCTGTGATGGTTGGAGAAAACGAGGCCTCCCCCATGAGCGAAAGTATAGGATCGTGCCCTTCTGATGTCGGTCCTGTACCGTCTCCTCAGGACCGAACAACCCCCAGAAGTATACCACACTCCATCACCCGTCGGACGATAGACATCATGCCTCCCCGCCAGCTGGCAGACAAACTTGTTCTCGCTTTCTTTGACCGGGTGCATCTGAACTTTAATCTCTTTCATCGAGGAAGTTTTCAGGTTCGCTACGAATCAATATGGTCATCCAGGAATGAAGCCGGCTTAGAAGATCTTGAGCCCGGGTGGCTATGTGTCCTGTGTATGGTGTTTGTACTGGGCGCTCAAGCTCTAGAACGAGACGGTCTGCGGGAAGCTACAGTTATCCAAAGCCGGTATCTTGCCATTGTCATCCGCGAGGGGATGCAGCGACTCGTCCTCACGGCAACACAATCAAACGTGCAGGCCCTAGCTCTGCTCAGTCTGTATCAGCATAATGCCGGCGAACGCAATACCGCCTGGATGCTGGTGGGACACGCTGCTCATATGGCTGTCGCCCTAGGCATGCAGCGGGATGGCGAAAATGCAAACTTTGACTTTATCGAGCGCAATACTCGGCGGATCATATGGTGGACACTGTATCTCTTTGAGCAGAATCTGAGCTTTATACTCGGTCGGCCGAGCGCGACGTCGACTCCGGACGTCAGTGCGAGTTTGCCAGACGAGGCGGTCAAGGATGGCGCAGATTCGCCACCGGGCTACTTGGAACAGGCGGTCAAGCTAGGCGACATTTCGACCAAGATCAAACGTTTCACGGCCGCCatttcttccgactttgaCAAGCCTAACCGGTTGACTGCGACTACCGACATTGCCAACCAGCTAGACGAACTGCTGCTTCAATGGGACCGGTCACTCCCGCCACATCTGAGATATACAGCGCAGTTTGCAACGGCAAAACATCGCCGGACagttcgtcttcttcacgCGACATACAATCACCTGCGGTCTGTGCTAGGCCGACCGTATTTACTTTGCAAAATCAATCATGATCTCGATAATTCCCAATCGCCTCTTCACGTTAACTCATCATCAGGTCTAGCAAGTGCAATCACCGCATTGTCGCAAACGTCCCTGTCCGCCGCAAGAAGCTGCATGGAGGCTTTACTCTCCTTGGCGAGCGCCGCCTCGCTCGAAGGAGAGGTCTGGTACGACTACTACTACGTCCATCATGCTTCTCTCATCCTGTCCCTGCCCTTTTTAGTCGATTTCAACGACCAACACGTCGCCTCGGATCGAGCCATTATATCGGCGACATTGAACCTTGCTCAAAAGAGCCGCTTGGCCCCCACGTACCGTATCTTGATCAACGTGTCGATCCAATTTGCCAAGATTGTTGGTATAGGACCAGATGACGACCCAAGCAGACCAGCTTCCCCTCGACTCGGTGCAAGCGCAATCCGCCCAGATCTGTCTTCGTCCGGGAAGTCGATGGTATTTCCCGAAGGATTCACCGATGAGAACAACCATACCGATTGGAACCTAGGGCCGAGTTCGGTCACGCCAGAGAACTCTGGTGGCAATCGCTCGTTCGACTCTCGAGCGAATTATCACATGTCGGGCATGTCGCACGAGGCCGGTCCTGGTACAGGTTCGTCGACGGTACAGTGGCCGACTCAGCTCCCCCACCACACGAATCCGACAGCATCAGACCCGTGGTCACTGCTTCCCATGCTCAACTCgactccttcctctcagcCGCTCTCGCTCGAACAGCTCTTGGGCATGCAGCCATCGACGCTCTTCAACGACAGTGCAACTCAGCAACCTGTCGCCGACCTTGGCTTCTCGGACATGTACAACTTTGGTTTCGGGCTGCCGGCACAGAATGATGGGATAGGCCCTTACTGGCCAGGTGGCGTGGGTGAAGAGGGTGGAAGCGGAGGCTTGGGTGATATGCCTTGGGATTTCTTTGCCGGGGGAGATTGGGCCGGGGGTGGACATGAAACTGGACgagaagggagatgatTGTTGAGGTGATGTTGAGTGGAGCTGAGCCGAGTCAAGTTTATTTTGGTTCGCTGGTGCatggaaggaggaagaactGCGATGACATCGACAATGGGCACGATGCGCTGGTCACAGGAGCATAATCACGCATTCACATAGGCATACCTTTGGCACTGGCATAGACATATTAGGGCAGCAGTTTGTATAACTGAGACAACCAACGCATTCATATACATTTATCGCATTCTGGGCATTTCAATGGATAGATTTAGTCGTCTGCAGCATTACTACTGATGCTCAAAACTCGCAAGTCGTTCTAGATGTTGTGAAATACGGGCTTAGAGGGGGATTTCCAGTTGTGGTTATGGATAAGCAGTTTTGGTTTACAGTCATTCTGGCGGCGTGTTGAGCAAGACCGTTCATTGTAAGTAAAGAGTACCTAAAGCCATGAGAATAACAGGGATTCTGACTGAATGACGAGGCAAATGCCGAGCACGGATGCCTGTTGACCCGTGAGACTGCCAGAGTACGACACGGATGCATGAGTCCATGACAAgtaagagaaagagaggagcTTCCCCCCCTGAATGCTGTATTGAGCAAAGATGCTCATGCCGATACCAACCCCCCTTTCCCGATGATTATCTCTGAATCTCTGGACAATGTAGAGCGAGGTTGAGAGAGTGTATGTGTGCTAATAAGTGGAATGGAATACTGTCTGCTGCACTTCCCGATAGAAACATCGCCGCTTACAGCTGGGCTTTCCTGAATAAGAGTCATGTATGGATGCTTTCTGCTGTTTGGCTGAGCAGCAACTACTACTACTAGAGGAAGTCGTTTCCTTCAGAGTCGGCATTGTTGCGGTTGCACTGGCGTCAATTTCGATTTGAACAGACTAAGGATACTACCTAACGATACAACCCTCCTCGCCTGTCACGGCGGGGCCCAACCTGTACGGCTATAATAATAAATATTGGTAGAGTGCTACAGGTGGAGCCCAAGGTTGAACTCAATCTGAATGGCATCGTGAGCGGATGATGACAAAGCGACGGTGACCTGCTTTTGACAAGCATAAGCACGGAAGGGGAGAATTTTGTGTACCCATGAGAGCCACCGATGCAAGACGAATTACAAATGCATACACTAACAATGGCATACATATCCAGTAAGAAAATGAACCCTTCAAATCAAATGCCTAAACGGAAACGTATCTATTACTGGACCTTGGCAATTTTTGCGGCAGAGATCGCATCATAAATTTCCTTGTCGGCACCTTCGGGGAGGGGCAAAAGGGTACCTCGGATGGTGGCGTGTTTGAGGATCCCACGGGCAACCAGGGCATGCTTGAGAGCGACGGTGCCCTCCATGTGGGAGCCACGGTGGTAGACAGCGGCGGTGACGGGAAGGAGCTGGTCGTGGATGGCTCGAGCCTTCTTGTAGTCATGAGCCTTACCGGCCTTAAGGAGCTCAAAGAGAAGTTCGGGAGCAATACTACCGTAACCGACGAGCATGCCGTCGACGTCGAAAGTAGTGTGGAGGAGGTACTCGTCGTGGCAAGTGAGAATGTAGATGTCGGGTCGTGCCTTCCTGATGACAGGGATCTCTCGGTCCCATCGTCGCATGTTTCGGACACCGTTCTTCACTGCAAGGGGTCAGGAGACTTCTTTGGAACAGACAACAGATGTTACTCACTGGCAAAGACACCGGGTTGGGCAAGGATATCGAGCTGGGTCTTCAGGTCGTAAGTTGCCTTGGTGTTGTCGGGGTactggaagaggatgagggggAGACCCGAGGCCTCGTAGACCTCCTTGTAACGAACCTGGGGAGCACCTGTCTGGTAGCCGAATCGGAGCCATCCGTGCGAAGGGTAAAGCAGACCAGCAGCGGCACCGGCTTCTCTTGCGCGTTTCGCCTCGAGACCAGCAACGTAGTTGCCCTCTCGGGTGATACCGGCAATGATGGGGATCTCGTTGTTAACCGACTTAACAAAGGCCTTGATAACCTTGACCTGCTCCTCCGAGGTGAGGAAGGTACCTTCACCGGCGTGACCGAGAACGACGAGACCCTTGACACCCTCGACGGAGGCAAGCCAAGATCCAATACGCTGGATAGCCTCGTAGTCGACCGAGCCGTCCTCGTTGAATGGAGTGACCTGGAAGGAGTCAGAACTCTGCTTAAGGTACAATTAGATGGGAGTCAAAGGGAAAACTCACGGGAGCAGGAGTGATACCGCTCATGTCGAAGCCGACTCGGCCTCGGGGGTTGGAGAACTTGGAAACATTGTCGGAGAAACCGTTGGCGGTCATTTTGAATTGAGTGGTTGGTGTTGTGTGAATGTGTGGTGAAGTGGGGTAGTGTTGGCTAGGAATAGCTGTGTAAGATTGGGAGAACTGGTGATTGATGGTCTCTTGAACATCGATGGTCGAGCCTTTATATCTTGCCAGGCGCTGTTCATTTGTGGCCTGCCTCCACATTCGACGTCGATCCGGAAGCACTGATCCGTCCCTTAGGCACTGATCCGTCCCTTAGCTTCGGAGATGACCGCCCGGATGTCTGTCTCCACGGGAGGATGCTTCCGTGGACGGTCTGGTCTGGTGATACAAAAAAAGTCGTCGATGGCGTTGAAGATAGCGAATGAATCATGGCCGATCCCTGTTGCAATGATGCTGAACAGAGCAATAACGCCGCCGTGATCCGTCCGGCTGGTTGCATCCAAGGAAGAAACGCAAAGTTCCTTCGTTGAAAAGGTGAGTCTCCGGGGCAGACAACACACTCCTCTCCACGGTTCTCTGCACCCGTGTTTTTGGGACCCCCGAGGTCTCAAACGATTTTATAAAACCAGCCACAGGGAAACAACTTGAGCCCCCATTCCCCTCGAAAATTCTAGCAACACATCAATCAACTTGACATTCATTCTATGATGTCGCAACTCGACAATCATCACATTGCTCCCACGGCCACTAATATCATCAACCCTCCTGCAGGTGGTCTCGAGTTGAGCCAAAGCCGCGCCGATTCCATCAGCAAGGCCTACGCCGAACACACCGAAGACGTCGAGAAAGTCTCAGAGGTCCCCGATGTCAATACTAAGGCCGACCAGTTCGGTTCCAATACCGAATATtcaaaagaggaaagaacTTTGCTCCGCAAGCTGGATTGGCACATTATGCCCATCGTCTTCTGCATGTACTTCATGAACAAGCTCGACCAGAATGCAATTGCCAACGCTCGACTCAACTCTTTCGAAAAGGACCTCGGCCTCACTGGTAACCAGTTCAACATCTGTGTCTCCGTTCTCTACGCCGGCTACACCCTGATCCAGGTAAGTTATTCTTACCTATTGCGCAACTGGCGGCACAAAACATTTGAGACTGACAAAATCAGATTCCCTCAAACATGTTGATGGCGACCAAGAAGATTCGACCCTCTCTCTGGATGGCCTGCTGGATGATGTGAGTTTAAAAGTTTCTTCACCATTGTATCTGGTTGAGGCTAATTTTCAGCGGCCCCTAATCTTTAGGGCATGGGCGATTGTCTCTGCATCTACCGCTGCCGTTCAAAACTTCTCGGGTGCTTTCGCCGTTCGATTCCTGCTCGGTTTCGCCGAAGCTCCTTTCTACCCCGGTGCCATCTACATGCTTTCGTTGTTCTACACCCGTAGGGAGATTGCCACTCGTATTTCTATCCTTTACAGTAAGTCTGTCATTTTAGAAGTATTATCGGATCACGGGGCTAAGGACAAAAGGTGCCAACATTATCGCAACTGCTTGCGCCGGCTTGATCAGTGCTGCGACTTTCGCAACTCTCGAAGGTGTCCACGGACTGGCGGGCTGGAGAtggctcttcatcatcctggGTGTTGTCACGTTCGGTATTTCCATCGTTGCGATCTGGCTCCTTCCGGATCACCCGCTCACGACTCGCTGGCTCTCACCCGAGGAGCGAGAACTCGCTCATTCCCGAATGGAGCGAGACACCGTCGGCCTCGAGGAGAGCAGGGGCACGCTTATCGGACTCAAGCAGGCCGCCGCTGACCCCAAGCTCTGGTTACTTACTCTGCTCCAGACCTTGCACCTTGCAGCCTGCGGTTTCAACTCGTTCTTCCCTACCGTCGTCAAGACCCTCGGCTACAGCACCACCATTACCCTTGTCATCACTTGCCCGCCGTATCTTGTTGCCGGCGGCTTCAGTATCGCCCTCGCTTGGTCTTCCGGTCGACGAAACGAGAGGTCGATACACATTACTTTCGGCATGGTTGTCGCCCTCGTCGGTTTCATCATGgccgcttcttccctcaacACTGCTGTCCGATTCATCtctctgttcttctttgccacCGGTGCTTACTCGGCCAACTCGATCATCATCGGATGGGTCGCTGCCACCTGCGGTCAGACGCCAGAGAAAAAGGCCGGTGCTCTTTCGATTATGAACTGCATCGCAATGGCTTCTTTCATCTACACACCATATCTTTACCCTGCATCCGACAGCCCCCGATACCTCATGGCCATGTCTGCCAATGCCGCTTTCGTGACGGGTGTCATTATCTGCACTTGGACCATGCGATTATGGCTCCAGCAAGTCAACAAGAAGCTCAGGAGCGGAGATGCAACCGCCCGTCTGTTGTACGCATACTAAGGGTTTTTTAGCGTCTGTTGTACGCCTACTAAGAATTGTTTACCGTTTGTTGTACGTCTACTAAGGGTTTTAAGTTATAGGGAGAATATAGCAAGGTTCCTAACCGTTGATAGCCGTGTAGTGAGTCATGTTAGGATGCATCATATTTCCGGTTACATTAAAAGTTCCACTTTCATCGCTGTTTATGCTTGTGTTGCGCACAAGTCGCGTTGTAGTGCATCCGTGCTATGCACAGAATAGGTTAGAGAAATACTACGCCGAGAGAGAGACTCAATAGCTAGTAAAATGATAGTGGTATAGTACCAAAGAGGTGGCCTACAAGTAGCGGAACTACACTCACAAGTATTACAATATAAGCTAGTCTAGTCGGAAAAGCCCGCTCCTGATAACAAGTGTCGATGATACACAACAACGGACCTCCGCATAAGTACAAGGTTGATACAACCATCGCACCCTCCTATGCACCTATTACAGGAGTAAACTTAGAAAAACCATATTCCACAGATAAGCATCCTACTAACTCCTTTAGACCACGACAGCTTGGAAACGACGGTAGATGGTTAATAGTGGTAGTAATTGCTAGAAGCGTTGGACCGAGGTGGAGTGTCGAGACCAAACTCCGGTGGTGAAACGTAGACACCTCTTGTATGTTGTACATAAGAATAATTAGACAACCAGGTAGTCACGCTCCTTTGGCAGTTGCCCATGGCTGTACCATCTGATGAACAAATGCCTtttgttcctcttcttttctcacgccttctttcatctcacCATTCACCACTTGCCGTTATCACAAATAATTCACGAGAGCGGCAAATGATGCTACACTCGCAAGTAACTCTATTATCTGTCCTTCATCGTTGCGGCCTAAGCTATAGCGCTTCAATTACGACTTGGGAAGGACTCGTTTATAACTAAATCATAAAGAGAACGCAGCTCAGCGATAGGCACAACAAGATGATGAACGATACTCACCAAGAACATATTAATGGGCGTTGATCCAACCTCCGAAGACATGGCTATTATGTACAGATATGCTACATGCTCATGTATAATAAATGATAAACTGTCCTACAATAATTACGTACAAAACAGCGACACGTtactctccctcctctctcaccTTATCCTCTTTGCTATCATTTTCtatcccttccctctcttcttcctcgtcattcATCAACCTTGCAGGTacctcatcgtcctcgcccATGCGGTCCTCAGTAACTTCTTCAAGCCTGATAAGGACTTGGTGGAGCGCCGCGCCTGGGCCGAGGGGAAAGTCGACTTGGGAacgagggaaagagagggtATGTACTCTTTTTACtgccccttcccctccttcaCTGTtagacgaagaaggctcCGGGAGGTGGAAAGCGGGGATTAGCCACGTCCAGCCAAGGGGCAGGTTACCAAGGTGGAACTTTAGTCGGAATTCGCGAGAACGGTCAAGCGTGAGGTGAGAGTGATTAGGTGCAAGGTGGTGTATTACATAATTCTGTTCGAAGAATATGCTCAGCATGTGCTTTTATGGAGGGGCAAGAAAAACACAGGCGGGAAGACTTACTTGATGATCTTTTGGTAGAACCGCGACTACATCCTTATTTACATCAGCAGGCACCATCTTCCCAAAACTCCTAAACATCTTGTGTGCATCAAATCTCCCATCTCCTGCGACTCCACCCCAGGTAATT
This region of Cryptococcus neoformans var. neoformans B-3501A chromosome 10, whole genome shotgun sequence genomic DNA includes:
- a CDS encoding hypothetical protein (HMMPfam hit to HLH, Helix-loop-helix DNA-binding domain, score: 44.3, E(): 3.3e-10), with translation MSPRPIHRPFSDGSMTVDTDLLASLMSGGSHQSADRGQFNLPPSSFSFSQSLPVRHHSFDYSLPSPLSTSINIAGHMRNSISGGTGANSGGVFNSVKFGNEHPEPPVSLPPAMDGIEQGSHQRPRSQSSSHSVGKAPSSRSRQARKSMTDVRPPRSSLQRGRSQGPTRPMGLGVSLDTHVEGEMTDSISPPDFGANGAFGLAIASGRDSFNNDTSSWASGSVPSMVPGSLGSFDTDEVLVDSPITPVKPLMQLSDENYKKQRRRECHNLVEKRRREHINAKIEELGTLLPEKYNQIDEPAEEEDEDGKTSAKKKKSKRGGNTSAKSQKDAAHCKGRILSQSVNYIRYVSSLRSGKRSVLTASKAISNKSPRPKRVVFPSLSSFL
- a CDS encoding hypothetical protein (HMMPfam hit to DHDPS, Dihydrodipicolinate synthetase family, score: 38.4, E(): 2.7e-13), with the protein product MWRQATNEQRLARYKGSTIDVQETINHQFSQSYTAIPSQHYPTSPHIHTTPTTQFKMTANGFSDNVSKFSNPRGRVGFDMSGITPAPVTPFNEDGSVDYEAIQRIGSWLASVEGVKGLVVLGHAGEGTFLTSEEQVKVIKAFVKSVNNEIPIIAGITREGNYVAGLEAKRAREAGAAAGLLYPSHGWLRFGYQTGAPQVRYKEVYEASGLPLILFQYPDNTKATYDLKTQLDILAQPGVFAMKNGVRNMRRWDREIPVIRKARPDIYILTCHDEYLLHTTFDVDGMLVGYGSIAPELLFELLKAGKAHDYKKARAIHDQLLPVTAAVYHRGSHMEGTVALKHALVARGILKHATIRGTLLPLPEGADKEIYDAISAAKIAKVQ
- a CDS encoding hypothetical protein (HMMPfam hit to Fungal_trans, Fungal specific transcription factor domain, score: 95.6, E(): 1.2e-25); this encodes MQPPQKKLKRRVPDTQRQRVSVSCDRCKVRKIRCIRISGGNDPCAACAQLSLNCESTLPRKQRVYASYDQLQLRYRALDTLIKRLYPGENVESVDDICELARKQGLDLSGFEDEGEDLDPLPKLSDRESSGTTSASKEGSSLFDSVQNLRIPEGGLIPAPRGGYHYVGPASSYQFANTIRHLVKKSSAYTLAFDRVGYRRQQRANEFTSSDRTTALEARIPGHPVMVGENEASPMSESIGSCPSDVGPVPSPQDRTTPRSIPHSITRRTIDIMPPRQLADKLVLAFFDRVHLNFNLFHRGSFQVRYESIWSSRNEAGLEDLEPGWLCVLCMVFVLGAQALERDGLREATVIQSRYLAIVIREGMQRLVLTATQSNVQALALLSLYQHNAGERNTAWMLVGHAAHMAVALGMQRDGENANFDFIERNTRRIIWWTLYLFEQNLSFILGRPSATSTPDVSASLPDEAVKDGADSPPGYLEQAVKLGDISTKIKRFTAAISSDFDKPNRLTATTDIANQLDELLLQWDRSLPPHLRYTAQFATAKHRRTVRLLHATYNHLRSVLGRPYLLCKINHDLDNSQSPLHVNSSSGLASAITALSQTSLSAARSCMEALLSLASAASLEGEVWYDYYYVHHASLILSLPFLVDFNDQHVASDRAIISATLNLAQKSRLAPTYRILINVSIQFAKIVGIGPDDDPSRPASPRLGASAIRPDLSSSGKSMVFPEGFTDENNHTDWNLGPSSVTPENSGGNRSFDSRANYHMSGMSHEAGPGTGSSTVQWPTQLPHHTNPTASDPWSLLPMLNSTPSSQPLSLEQLLGMQPSTLFNDSATQQPVADLGFSDMYNFGFGLPAQNDGIGPYWPGGVGEEGGSGGLGDMPWDFFAGGDWAGGGHETGREGR